Proteins encoded by one window of uncultured Draconibacterium sp.:
- the cls gene encoding cardiolipin synthase: MFDWSQFWNWFYLIFLITAIPVALMIILEKRSPFKTAAWILVLILIPIFGMIFYLVFGQEYRKRKMFSRRGIKSLKEMRRLSAEQLKNIEQNKLISQAGLENQAQLIRLMLNNSDSLLTTGNILHLLKDGRQTFDHIFKAVEKARHHIHMEYYIFADDKIGNKLKELLIKKRKEGVEVRVIVDDVGSWGLTKKFFKELIANGIEIRPFMEVRFPRFTSRVNYRNHRKIIVIDGKVGFLGGLNIADRYIEGLKGLGHWRDTHLQLNGDAATTLQVIFAADWYFITKQNLYGYRYFPPLSDAPGVPVQVSASGPDYSWKSIEQGFFAAIAGAHKKVYLVTPYLMPPQDLITALKTAALSQVDVRIIIPEKSDATISKWCSFSYVEELLEAGVRIFFYQNGFIHSKYLLVDDHFSSVGTSNFDFRSFETNFEANAFIYQKEFADELEQHFLTDLNNCREIKYREWRKRSLFFKVRESLAHIISPMF; this comes from the coding sequence ATGTTTGACTGGAGTCAATTCTGGAACTGGTTTTATCTGATTTTCCTCATTACAGCTATTCCTGTTGCCCTAATGATCATATTGGAAAAACGATCGCCATTTAAAACGGCAGCCTGGATATTGGTTCTTATCCTTATCCCCATTTTCGGAATGATCTTCTACCTCGTTTTCGGTCAGGAATACCGGAAACGAAAAATGTTCTCGAGGCGAGGCATAAAAAGCCTGAAAGAAATGCGTCGACTGAGTGCCGAGCAGTTAAAAAACATCGAACAAAACAAACTTATTTCGCAGGCCGGACTGGAAAATCAGGCGCAATTGATTAGGTTAATGTTGAATAATTCCGACTCGTTGTTAACCACAGGAAACATTCTTCACCTGCTAAAAGACGGCCGGCAAACCTTCGATCATATTTTTAAGGCGGTTGAGAAAGCACGCCACCACATCCACATGGAGTATTACATTTTTGCGGACGACAAGATCGGGAATAAGCTAAAAGAACTTTTGATAAAAAAGCGAAAAGAAGGTGTGGAGGTGCGTGTTATTGTTGACGATGTTGGCAGCTGGGGACTTACCAAAAAGTTTTTCAAAGAGTTGATTGCAAACGGTATTGAGATTCGTCCTTTTATGGAAGTGAGGTTTCCGCGTTTTACTTCGCGGGTAAATTACCGCAACCACCGAAAAATAATTGTTATCGACGGAAAGGTCGGATTTCTTGGAGGTCTGAACATTGCCGACCGTTACATTGAGGGATTAAAAGGTCTTGGTCATTGGCGCGATACGCATCTTCAACTTAATGGCGATGCAGCCACCACTTTACAGGTAATTTTTGCTGCCGACTGGTATTTTATAACCAAACAAAACCTTTACGGTTACCGGTATTTCCCTCCGCTTTCTGATGCACCGGGAGTTCCTGTTCAGGTGTCGGCCAGTGGCCCCGATTACAGCTGGAAAAGTATCGAACAGGGATTCTTTGCTGCCATTGCCGGAGCACATAAAAAGGTCTACCTGGTAACGCCCTACCTGATGCCTCCGCAAGATTTGATAACTGCACTAAAAACAGCTGCCCTCAGCCAGGTTGATGTGCGCATTATCATTCCTGAAAAATCAGATGCCACCATTTCAAAATGGTGTTCTTTCTCTTATGTCGAGGAATTACTGGAGGCCGGTGTGCGTATCTTTTTCTATCAGAACGGATTTATCCACAGCAAATATCTTTTGGTCGATGATCATTTTTCAAGTGTTGGAACGAGCAACTTCGACTTCCGCAGTTTTGAGACCAATTTTGAGGCTAACGCTTTTATTTACCAGAAAGAATTTGCCGATGAATTGGAGCAGCACTTTCTGACAGACCTGAACAATTGCCGTGAAATAAAATACAGGGAATGGCGCAAACGCTCGCTGTTTTTCAAAGTGCGCGAATCACTCGCACATATTATTAGCCCGATGTTTTAA
- a CDS encoding DUF6146 family protein, translating to MGKANHILLWMFIGLAVLTAACSGPKNVSESEKTSVEVTGEDSVEYDVETFNTNFDVWYQRQNTPASYRSQSYYESWNKQYVSAWNARCASPSPSWNFEPVVGYDPNEDYGFEMNHKLFYYFMFVEHVLKKKIIPGGPKPVFH from the coding sequence ATGGGAAAAGCGAATCACATATTACTTTGGATGTTCATCGGATTGGCAGTATTAACTGCTGCCTGTTCGGGGCCTAAAAATGTTTCGGAAAGCGAAAAAACCAGTGTGGAAGTAACCGGTGAAGACAGTGTGGAGTATGATGTTGAAACATTTAATACCAATTTCGATGTTTGGTATCAGCGGCAAAATACACCCGCCAGCTATCGCTCGCAATCGTATTACGAAAGCTGGAATAAGCAGTATGTAAGTGCCTGGAATGCAAGATGCGCATCACCTTCTCCAAGTTGGAATTTCGAACCTGTGGTGGGTTACGATCCCAACGAGGATTATGGTTTTGAAATGAATCACAAATTATTCTACTACTTTATGTTTGTAGAGCATGTGCTGAAAAAGAAGATCATACCCGGAGGTCCTAAGCCGGTTTTTCATTAG
- the ribD gene encoding bifunctional diaminohydroxyphosphoribosylaminopyrimidine deaminase/5-amino-6-(5-phosphoribosylamino)uracil reductase RibD produces MTTDEKYMTRCVELARLGAGHVSPNPMVGCVIVHNNTIIGEGYHQKHGQAHAEVNAINSVTNKELLKESTIYVSLEPCAHYGLTPPCSDLIIQKKIPRVVVGSIDPFAKVAGKGVERLLNAGVDVKTGILKKECDELNKRFFTFHQKKRPYIILKWAQTADGFIDIDRNADDYGQPTWITGPRSLLRVHQMRAEEDAIMVGTNTAEKDNPSLTVRLIKGKNPLRIVLDRQLRLDKKLNLFDNSTETLVFNAIENRVDEKNEYIKIDFSDQFISQVMTTLHEKNILSLIVEGGLQLLESFISAGLWDEAHVFTGDKTFGGGVQAPVLRQIPDSSERIGNDRLTIFKHPANEKPA; encoded by the coding sequence ATGACAACCGATGAAAAATACATGACCCGCTGCGTGGAGTTAGCTCGCTTGGGTGCCGGACACGTTTCTCCAAATCCGATGGTTGGATGTGTGATCGTTCACAACAATACGATTATTGGCGAAGGATACCACCAGAAACACGGGCAGGCACATGCCGAGGTAAATGCCATAAATTCGGTCACAAACAAGGAACTACTAAAAGAAAGCACCATTTATGTTTCGCTTGAGCCTTGTGCGCATTACGGCCTAACACCACCTTGTTCCGACCTGATCATTCAGAAAAAAATACCGCGTGTAGTAGTCGGAAGCATCGACCCATTTGCAAAAGTTGCGGGAAAAGGAGTTGAAAGACTTTTAAATGCTGGAGTGGACGTAAAAACCGGTATTCTAAAAAAAGAATGTGATGAGTTGAACAAGCGCTTTTTTACTTTTCACCAGAAGAAACGCCCTTACATTATTTTAAAATGGGCACAAACAGCCGATGGATTTATTGATATCGACCGAAATGCGGATGACTACGGTCAGCCTACCTGGATTACCGGTCCGCGATCACTGCTGCGCGTACACCAAATGCGGGCCGAAGAAGATGCAATTATGGTGGGAACAAACACGGCTGAAAAAGATAATCCTTCGTTAACAGTAAGGTTGATAAAAGGGAAAAATCCCTTGCGTATTGTTTTAGACCGGCAGTTGCGACTGGATAAAAAACTAAACTTATTCGACAATTCAACCGAAACCCTGGTTTTCAATGCCATCGAAAATCGTGTTGATGAAAAGAACGAATACATTAAAATTGATTTCTCCGATCAATTTATCAGTCAGGTGATGACAACACTTCACGAAAAAAATATCCTCTCTTTGATTGTTGAAGGTGGACTGCAGTTATTGGAATCTTTTATTTCGGCTGGTTTGTGGGACGAAGCACATGTATTTACCGGCGATAAAACTTTTGGAGGTGGAGTACAAGCTCCTGTCCTTCGACAAATTCCAGACAGTTCGGAAAGAATTGGGAACGACAGGCTGACAATTTTTAAGCACCCCGCTAATGAAAAACCGGCTTAG
- the prmC gene encoding peptide chain release factor N(5)-glutamine methyltransferase gives MQQTIQYIRKELAPYYHETEITGFAQMIMDRVFGLSYTQLILEKDRVFDKDEKAKVAAIVDRLKKHEPIQYILGVTEFYGLQLVVKPGVLIPRPETEELVEWICKTEVSERPKIIDIGTGSGCIALALKNEITNAEVWAVDTSEEALTIASENARINKLEIAFKHADILKWQERSWPQFDVIVSNPPYVMEREKKQMEANVLEHEPELALFVSDTDPLIFYRTIALFASKQLNESGYLFFEINENLGEEMVALVNELGFRSIEIRRDLNNKNRMLRCKK, from the coding sequence ATGCAGCAAACTATTCAATATATCCGGAAAGAATTGGCGCCGTATTATCACGAAACGGAAATCACCGGATTCGCACAAATGATAATGGACCGCGTTTTTGGTTTATCGTATACACAGTTGATTCTGGAAAAGGACAGGGTGTTCGATAAGGATGAGAAGGCTAAGGTAGCTGCAATTGTCGATCGGCTGAAAAAGCACGAACCCATTCAGTACATTTTGGGTGTTACCGAATTTTATGGTTTGCAACTGGTGGTAAAACCAGGTGTTTTGATTCCACGTCCTGAAACGGAAGAGCTGGTGGAATGGATTTGTAAAACGGAAGTTTCTGAGCGACCCAAAATAATTGATATTGGTACCGGAAGTGGTTGTATTGCTTTGGCTTTAAAAAACGAAATAACGAATGCAGAAGTGTGGGCTGTTGATACATCGGAAGAGGCCTTGACAATTGCATCGGAAAATGCACGGATTAATAAACTTGAAATTGCATTTAAACACGCCGATATTCTAAAGTGGCAGGAACGTTCGTGGCCACAATTTGATGTGATTGTAAGCAATCCTCCTTACGTAATGGAACGCGAAAAAAAGCAAATGGAAGCCAATGTGTTGGAGCACGAACCAGAATTGGCTTTGTTTGTAAGCGATACCGATCCGCTGATTTTTTACCGCACTATTGCACTATTTGCGTCAAAACAATTGAATGAAAGTGGCTACTTGTTTTTTGAGATCAACGAAAACCTTGGCGAAGAAATGGTAGCGCTTGTTAACGAGTTGGGATTTAGGTCGATAGAAATAAGGCGCGATTTGAATAACAAAAACCGAATGCTTCGATGCAAAAAATAA
- a CDS encoding endonuclease/exonuclease/phosphatase family protein — protein MRKIFLNILLLINILLALALAVSYLSVYIPPDKYWIPSLFGMAYPFLLAGNLIFLVFWILLKPRYSLLSMVLIVIGWGFFNRFMQLKGKSSEEAGIKVVSYNVKHFVADTSGTQHQNATKIISFLAEQNADIICLQEARLRKNSIFNLAQTVKDLESIKHYQFARSSTTYGSVTMTRYPIVNMGEIRFDNSRNITIYTDVLIDADTVRIFNIHLQSYHIDPGKYEIIESPGINEEKDIEEVKEMGAKFKEAFQLRAEQVREIRKYVDESPHNVIICGDFNDTPASFSYRTLSSGLNDAFVNSGKGIGRTYIGKLPSFRIDYILHGNGFESYDFKTLDYRMSDHLPVSCKLLKKNQ, from the coding sequence GTGAGAAAGATATTCCTTAACATACTATTACTGATCAATATTCTTTTAGCGCTGGCTCTTGCGGTATCGTATCTTTCGGTTTATATACCACCCGATAAATATTGGATTCCTTCCTTGTTTGGAATGGCGTATCCGTTTTTGCTGGCCGGCAACCTTATATTTCTTGTGTTTTGGATTTTATTGAAGCCGCGCTATTCATTGTTATCAATGGTATTAATTGTAATTGGCTGGGGCTTTTTTAACCGCTTTATGCAATTAAAAGGTAAAAGCAGCGAAGAGGCCGGTATAAAAGTAGTGTCGTATAATGTGAAACATTTTGTGGCCGATACCAGTGGAACCCAGCACCAAAATGCTACAAAGATTATCTCCTTCTTAGCAGAACAGAATGCCGATATTATTTGCTTGCAGGAAGCCCGTTTGCGAAAAAACAGCATTTTTAACCTCGCACAAACAGTAAAAGATCTGGAATCGATTAAACATTACCAGTTTGCACGATCGAGCACAACATATGGTTCGGTTACTATGACCCGTTACCCTATTGTAAACATGGGGGAAATCCGGTTTGATAACTCCAGGAATATTACCATTTATACCGATGTTTTAATCGACGCAGATACCGTGCGTATCTTTAATATCCATTTACAATCGTATCATATCGATCCGGGGAAATATGAGATCATCGAATCACCTGGAATAAATGAAGAAAAAGATATTGAAGAGGTAAAAGAAATGGGTGCCAAGTTTAAAGAAGCATTTCAGCTTAGAGCCGAACAGGTGCGTGAAATTCGTAAATATGTTGATGAGTCGCCGCACAACGTAATTATTTGTGGAGACTTTAACGACACGCCGGCTTCTTTTTCCTATCGGACATTAAGTTCTGGATTGAATGATGCATTTGTAAATTCGGGAAAAGGAATCGGACGAACTTATATTGGGAAGTTACCATCGTTTCGTATCGATTATATTTTGCACGGCAATGGTTTTGAATCGTACGATTTTAAAACACTGGATTACCGCATGTCAGATCACTTACCAGTCAGTTGTAAGCTGTTAAAAAAGAATCAGTAG
- a CDS encoding bifunctional riboflavin kinase/FAD synthetase, with translation MKIHYSLDDFKAQNTVVTIGTFDGLHKGHQLVVEQLKQLAKEQNGETVIFTFYPHPRIVTSPDKANLRLLTTKNEKIKLFEKFGVDHLVIYPFNKEFSELSYSEFVKNILVDKMETRCLVVGYDHRFGKNREGGYEYLQKCADKHNFIVHKTDALSVEAEKVSSTKIRMALEAGDIKRANQYLGYQFTLHGTVVKGEQLGRKLGFPTANIEASDKYKIIPGYGVYAVLIEINDKHFKGMLNIGTRPTFNKNADNRSIEVNIFDFSGDMYGKEITLIFVDKIREEQKFNGIDALVQQLKLDKKAAQEILSSY, from the coding sequence GTGAAAATACATTATTCGCTTGATGACTTTAAAGCCCAAAATACGGTGGTAACCATCGGGACATTTGATGGATTGCACAAAGGGCATCAATTGGTTGTTGAACAGTTGAAACAATTGGCAAAAGAGCAAAACGGCGAAACCGTCATTTTTACTTTTTATCCACACCCGCGAATTGTAACTTCGCCCGATAAAGCCAATCTCCGACTACTTACAACTAAAAACGAAAAAATAAAGCTGTTTGAGAAATTTGGTGTCGACCACCTTGTTATCTATCCTTTTAATAAGGAGTTTTCGGAATTGTCGTACTCTGAGTTTGTAAAAAATATTTTGGTAGACAAGATGGAAACACGCTGTTTGGTTGTGGGCTACGATCACCGTTTTGGCAAAAACCGTGAAGGAGGTTACGAGTACCTGCAAAAATGTGCCGACAAGCATAATTTTATTGTTCATAAAACGGATGCACTATCTGTTGAAGCAGAAAAAGTGAGTTCGACGAAAATTAGAATGGCTTTGGAAGCAGGCGATATCAAAAGAGCGAATCAATATTTAGGATACCAATTCACTTTGCACGGAACCGTTGTAAAAGGAGAACAACTGGGCCGAAAACTGGGTTTCCCCACGGCAAATATTGAAGCTTCTGATAAATACAAAATAATCCCTGGCTATGGCGTTTATGCTGTTTTAATTGAAATAAACGACAAGCATTTTAAAGGTATGCTGAATATTGGCACACGCCCGACTTTTAACAAAAATGCCGACAACCGAAGTATTGAGGTAAACATTTTCGATTTCTCGGGAGATATGTACGGAAAGGAAATTACACTGATTTTTGTTGACAAAATTCGTGAAGAGCAAAAATTTAACGGAATTGATGCTTTGGTACAACAACTGAAACTGGATAAAAAAGCAGCACAGGAAATTCTGAGCAGCTACTGA
- a CDS encoding TlpA disulfide reductase family protein encodes MTYRVLFFLVAALIVLGGCKKEKEFTIRGKITHAEDQNIVLEELHTTSLKKIAETKINKKGEFEIKGMTGIPTFYLLKLTDQNFITLLVDSAETITVEADAANFHREYHVEGSAGSEQVKLLDQKLKDTRHKLDSLKSLDNLYAGNPSYDDIRPKWAEEYDKIVEDQIEFSTNFVRENPFSMASVLALYQKFNPQDESYVVRDLQVMKTAASALNSIYPKSEQVQALYNDALQFVRKQQSAEMQQFIQEQGDNSPDILLPDTDGNEVALSSLRGKVVLLQFWAAVDRASRIQNPVLVEAYNKYKSKGFEIYQVSVDVNRAEWVDAIDVDRLNWINVGDMEGSKLAAAVYNVQSIPLNYLLDKEGRIVAKNLKGPALDKALAQLLD; translated from the coding sequence ATGACATACAGAGTTTTATTTTTTTTGGTAGCTGCCTTGATTGTATTAGGCGGGTGTAAGAAAGAAAAAGAGTTTACAATTCGTGGTAAAATTACCCACGCAGAAGACCAGAATATTGTTTTGGAGGAATTGCACACTACTTCGCTAAAAAAAATAGCTGAAACAAAGATCAATAAAAAAGGCGAGTTTGAAATTAAAGGAATGACAGGAATACCAACATTCTATCTGTTAAAACTCACGGATCAGAACTTCATTACTTTGCTTGTTGATTCGGCCGAAACAATTACGGTTGAAGCTGACGCTGCCAATTTTCATCGCGAATATCACGTGGAAGGATCTGCAGGATCGGAACAGGTGAAATTACTTGATCAGAAATTGAAAGACACCCGTCACAAACTCGATTCGTTAAAATCATTGGATAATTTATACGCAGGAAACCCATCATACGATGATATTCGGCCAAAATGGGCGGAAGAATACGATAAAATCGTTGAGGATCAAATTGAATTCTCGACAAATTTTGTTCGCGAAAATCCTTTCTCAATGGCGAGTGTATTGGCGCTTTACCAGAAGTTTAATCCACAAGATGAATCGTACGTAGTTCGCGACCTTCAGGTGATGAAAACAGCTGCTTCTGCATTAAATTCAATTTATCCTAAATCAGAACAGGTACAGGCACTTTATAACGATGCGCTACAGTTTGTTCGTAAACAACAGTCGGCAGAAATGCAACAGTTTATTCAGGAGCAAGGTGATAACAGTCCGGATATTTTACTGCCCGACACTGATGGAAACGAAGTTGCTTTATCATCGTTGCGCGGCAAAGTGGTATTGTTGCAGTTTTGGGCAGCAGTCGATCGTGCCTCACGAATTCAGAATCCGGTGCTGGTTGAAGCCTACAACAAATACAAAAGCAAAGGATTTGAAATTTACCAGGTTAGTGTTGATGTAAATCGCGCCGAATGGGTAGATGCAATAGATGTTGATCGATTGAATTGGATTAACGTTGGCGACATGGAAGGAAGTAAACTGGCTGCGGCTGTTTATAACGTACAAAGTATTCCGTTAAATTATTTGCTTGATAAAGAAGGCCGAATTGTTGCTAAAAATCTTAAAGGCCCGGCTCTTGATAAAGCGCTGGCTCAACTTTTAGACTAG
- a CDS encoding UDP-2,3-diacylglucosamine diphosphatase: MTEKRKIYFVSDVHLGAPALKNNRERELLFASWLDDIREDVAELYLMGDIFDFWYEYKKVVPRGFTRILGRLADLTDKGIPVHFFTGNHDMWVYDYLAEETGVVVHHDYIIREIEGKTFFLAHGDGLDASDKGYIFLKKIFTNTTMRWFFSRLHPNFAFNIAHKWSASSRLSNSDYDEDFMANKDGMYKFAADFLKTNPIDYFIMGHRHQLINEKMDGKARFILLGDWIKSFSYGVFDGEKFELKTYKDKATA, from the coding sequence TTGACAGAAAAACGGAAAATATATTTTGTTTCGGATGTACACCTTGGAGCACCGGCCCTGAAAAATAACCGGGAACGCGAACTGTTGTTTGCCTCCTGGCTCGACGATATTAGGGAAGATGTAGCCGAGTTGTATTTAATGGGCGATATTTTCGATTTCTGGTATGAATATAAAAAAGTTGTTCCGCGCGGTTTTACCCGAATTTTGGGACGACTGGCAGATCTTACAGATAAAGGCATTCCAGTGCATTTTTTTACCGGTAACCACGATATGTGGGTGTACGACTACCTGGCGGAAGAAACCGGTGTGGTTGTGCATCACGATTATATCATTCGCGAAATAGAAGGGAAAACATTTTTTCTTGCTCATGGCGACGGACTGGATGCTTCCGATAAAGGATACATCTTTCTGAAAAAGATATTTACAAACACTACCATGCGGTGGTTTTTTTCCCGTTTGCATCCGAATTTTGCATTTAATATTGCGCACAAATGGTCTGCTTCCAGTAGGTTATCAAATTCGGATTATGACGAAGATTTTATGGCAAATAAAGATGGAATGTATAAATTTGCCGCGGATTTTTTAAAAACAAATCCGATAGATTATTTTATAATGGGCCATCGGCATCAGCTGATAAATGAGAAAATGGACGGGAAAGCCCGTTTCATTTTATTGGGCGATTGGATTAAATCGTTTTCTTATGGCGTTTTCGATGGCGAAAAATTTGAATTAAAGACATATAAGGATAAAGCGACAGCTTAG
- a CDS encoding ketoacyl-ACP synthase III has protein sequence MAKQTYTRIIGTGSCIPTEIIKNTHFLNNEFYTPSKKKIEDKSNEEIIQKLKEITNIEERRYMESNLVTSDIAALALEDACKTAEVSMESLDFIIVCHNFGDIIDGNIRTDVLPSLANKVKMKLKIKNPACFCHDVISGCPGWTQGMITADAYIKSGLAKRGVVVGADALSRISDPHDRDSMIYADGAGATVVEAVDSEEPIGILSHSSRSDSIKYANLLVLGESSNPDFESDELFVKMDGRKLYVYAITTVPGVVKDSIEKAGLDLADIKKIFIHQANEKMDEAILAGVLKLYGKKDVPEGIMPMSINKLGNSSTATVPTLVDLVIKGKMDGHEVNEGDYTIFCSVGAGMNINSIVYKW, from the coding sequence ATGGCAAAGCAAACTTACACAAGAATTATTGGTACAGGAAGTTGTATTCCTACTGAAATAATTAAGAATACACATTTCTTGAATAATGAATTTTACACCCCGTCGAAGAAAAAGATTGAGGATAAAAGTAATGAGGAGATTATTCAGAAGTTAAAGGAAATTACCAATATTGAAGAGCGCCGCTACATGGAAAGCAATTTGGTAACATCGGATATTGCCGCGTTGGCATTAGAAGATGCCTGTAAAACGGCTGAAGTTTCTATGGAAAGCCTTGATTTTATAATTGTGTGCCATAATTTTGGCGATATCATTGATGGAAATATTAGAACGGATGTGTTGCCAAGCTTGGCCAACAAGGTTAAAATGAAGCTGAAAATTAAAAATCCGGCTTGTTTTTGTCATGATGTTATATCGGGCTGCCCGGGATGGACACAAGGAATGATCACTGCAGATGCCTACATTAAAAGTGGTTTGGCTAAACGCGGTGTTGTTGTTGGAGCAGATGCGTTATCGCGTATTTCTGATCCGCACGACCGCGATTCGATGATTTATGCTGATGGAGCAGGAGCAACAGTTGTTGAAGCTGTTGACAGTGAAGAGCCTATCGGAATCTTGTCACATTCAAGTCGCTCTGATTCAATTAAATATGCGAATCTCCTGGTTCTTGGAGAATCAAGTAACCCCGATTTCGAAAGCGATGAATTGTTTGTAAAAATGGATGGTCGTAAATTATACGTTTACGCTATTACAACCGTGCCGGGAGTTGTAAAAGACAGCATTGAAAAGGCAGGTCTGGATCTGGCAGACATTAAAAAGATATTCATTCATCAGGCTAACGAAAAAATGGACGAGGCAATTCTTGCCGGCGTCTTAAAATTGTATGGAAAAAAAGACGTGCCCGAAGGAATTATGCCAATGAGTATTAATAAGCTTGGTAACTCGTCAACAGCTACAGTACCAACTCTGGTTGATTTGGTGATTAAAGGGAAAATGGATGGACACGAAGTGAATGAAGGCGACTACACTATTTTCTGTTCGGTGGGTGCCGGAATGAACATCAATTCCATTGTTTATAAGTGGTAA
- a CDS encoding uracil-DNA glycosylase — MEVKIEEGWKEQLNEEFEKDYFTELSAFVRNEYKTQRIYPPGKLIFNAFDQCPFDKLKVVIIGQDPYHGPGQAHGLCFSVNDGIPFPPSLRNIFKELNSDVGKPIPTSGDLTSWAQQGVLLINATLTVRAHQAGSHQKKGWEQFTDAVIEKINAEKENVVFLLWGNYAISKSKFIDQEKHFVLTSVHPSPLSASRGFFGNKHFSRTNEFLVSKGLEPINW; from the coding sequence ATGGAGGTTAAAATTGAAGAAGGCTGGAAAGAGCAGCTAAACGAAGAGTTTGAGAAAGATTATTTTACGGAGTTGAGTGCGTTTGTTCGAAACGAATATAAAACACAACGAATTTATCCTCCAGGCAAACTTATTTTTAATGCTTTTGATCAGTGTCCTTTCGATAAGCTAAAGGTTGTTATCATTGGCCAGGATCCGTATCATGGCCCGGGACAAGCCCACGGACTTTGTTTTTCGGTGAACGACGGTATTCCATTTCCTCCAAGTTTACGGAACATTTTTAAAGAGCTAAACAGCGATGTGGGCAAACCAATTCCAACAAGTGGCGACCTAACAAGCTGGGCACAACAGGGAGTTCTTCTTATTAATGCAACACTTACAGTGCGTGCACACCAGGCGGGTTCGCACCAAAAAAAGGGATGGGAACAATTTACCGATGCAGTAATTGAAAAAATAAATGCCGAGAAAGAAAATGTGGTTTTCCTGCTGTGGGGAAATTATGCCATTAGCAAAAGTAAGTTTATCGATCAGGAAAAACATTTTGTGTTAACATCAGTGCATCCATCACCACTTTCTGCAAGTCGCGGATTTTTTGGGAATAAACATTTTAGTCGTACCAACGAATTTTTAGTCTCAAAAGGATTGGAACCAATAAACTGGTAA